The Tursiops truncatus isolate mTurTru1 chromosome 16, mTurTru1.mat.Y, whole genome shotgun sequence genome contains the following window.
CAGACATatcaaaaaaatatgtttatatcttGATTCAAAgaactgtaaaacaaaacaaaactgtgtgaGCCAATTGGGGGAAGCTGAAAACTAACTGGGTATTTTTgatgatattaataaatattatttttaaaagatgttaatgatattttggttattattattatttttttttttttgcggtacgcgggcctctgactgttgtggcctctcccgttgcagagcacaggctctggacgcgcaggctcagcggtcatggctcacgggcccagccgctccgcggcatgtgggatcttcccagaccggggcacgaacccatgtcccctgcatcgcaggcggactctcaaccactgcgccaccagggaagccctattattattatttttaaaggttattattatttttaaagccttttagagatactgaaatatttgtggatgaaatgacataatgtctgggatttgcttcaaaataatttggggatgggagagggaaggTAGGAATATAGATCAGAGGTCAGTAAATGATGGTCTGCAGGCCAAAGGCTCACAAGCTTCTTTTTGTTATGGCATTCAAGTTTAACATGTTTtcgtgtatttttaaaaattaattaattaagtaattaatttatttatggtcatgttgggtcttcgttgctgcacacgggttttctctagttgtgtcgagcgggggctacactttattgcagtgcatgggcttctcattgtggtggcttttctttttgtgcagcatgggctctaggcgcgcgggcttcagtagttgtggcatgtgggctcagtagtaatggcttgtgggctctagagcgcaggctcagaagttgtggcgcatgggctcagttgctccgcggcacctggcatcttcccggaccagggctcgaacccatgtcccctgcactgacaggtggagtcttaaccactgtgccaccagggaagtcctgttttcgtgtatttttaaaaaacttacattTCATACAACTGACgcatatcatacaattcaccctTTTACAGTGTAtaattcaatagtttttagtatGCTCACAGAATTTTGCAACCATTGTCACCAATTTTAGAACGTTTTCAtaaccccaaaaagaaacctcacaCCCTTCAGCAGTCACTTTCCCTTCTCCCCATGCTCCGCagtccttggcaaccaccaatctactttgtCTATAAGAAaattgcctattctggatatttcatacagtcgaatcatacaatatgtggtatTTTTTGACTGCTTTCTTCCACTTAGAATAATAtttcaagattcatctatgttgtagctaCATCAGTACTTCACccttttttattgccaaattgagaatggtttttacattttcaaaggatttttaaaaaaaacaaagaatatatgACAGAGACCAAATGTGGCCAGCAAAGTCAGAAATATATTCTGTCTTGCTCTTAACAAAAACGTTTGCTCACCCCCAATATAAATGAAAGATTGGCCATGTACTGAAAATGATTAAAGCTGATGGGTACATGGtgattcattatactattctctctacttctgtatatgtttgaaattttctataataaagtttaaaaaattttctgaTCCTGAGATGATGGGAATTCCTGTGCTTCCTGTTAAAGCAAGTCCAGGGTGCAAAAGAAACCATGAGGTAAAATATatgatgttcaaaaaaaaaaaagattatgataaAAGTCCTCACAATGAAAAAAGCATCAAATCTCTAAAATCAGTggcctgaaaaaaattaaatctttgctaagttcaattttaaaaaagttggttagggcttccctggtggtgcagtggttaaagatctgcctgcaaatgcaggggacacaggttagatccctggtctgggaagatcccacatgctgtggagcaactaagtctatgcgccacaactactgaagcccgcacacctagagctcgtgctccacaacaagagaagccaccgcaatgagaagcccgtggaccacaacgaagagtagcccctgctcgccgcaactagagaaagcccgcatgcagcaacaaagacccaacgcagccaaaaataaaaattaaaaaaaaaaaaagttggttagTAAGCACTATTATGGACACCTGACTCAAAATGTAACCTACTGGGGAAGTAGGACTAGACAATCAGTAGGTTTTCTAGTTGGTTGGTTGTTTCCAAAAGGATTACTGGGATCCTTAGAGATCACAAAGGTTCCTAAGGTCAGTTCACAGGATTcattttcagacttttaaaaggACTGCCAATTGCCatgattttctaatttctcttacCTCCTCTTTCTGCATTTACAGCTGACTCCACTGAATCAACACACACTTCCATAAGAAACCCATTTGCTGCTCctaaaatatacagagaacaaTGAAATTTCATGATGATACTATCCATCCAGACCACGCGACcacagatattttacattttgctgCCAAAATCCAAATGTctaatggacctagagactgtcaaacagagtgaagtaagtcagaaagagaaaaacaaatatcatatattaatgcatatatgtggaacctagaaaaatggtacacatgaactggtttgcaaggcagaaatagagacacagatgtagagaacaaacgcatggacaccaaggggggaagcggcgggggttggggtggtggtgcgatgaattgggagattggggttgacacgtatacactaatatgtataaaacataactaataaaaacctgctgtataaaaaaataaattaaattaaaaaaaaagaaattatactgaGAAAAATATACACTGAATGCCAAGttaatcttcctaaaacacaGACCTCATCATCACATTCCAGGTCAAGATTCTTTCGATGGCTTCTCAACACCTGCAGAATATGTTTAAACTTCTTCATAAGGTATGTATATTTAAGAGCAGGGATGGATCCCAAATCCTGACCAGACAACTGATTTGCGTGATTCTAGACAAATTACTTGGCCTAAGTTTTCTATAAAACAGAGTAGGTTTTAGTACCTACCTCAGAGtagtgaggataaaatgagataattcatttcaagtgtacagtaccCACTAAGTATACAAAAAGTACTAGTTGTCATTAATTAACTATACATTATTTCCTCTATATGCCTCAAATTCCCCCTGATCCCCATCCCTGCTCTTGGTTATGCCATCTCCTCAATCCACAGTGCTTCCAGCTCTATCTTTGAATGCTAAAATCTTCCAAGGTTCATGTCAAATCACATTTCCatgatattttctctctcccacaGTAGGAAATTGTATCTCCCTTTTCTGAACTCATATAACTCTTCATAAACTATATGTTCCTCTTTAAAGCACTAACTCATctctttaaaacattattttctcatattattATTTACGTAGATAGGTGTCTGATCACTCTTACTTGACCGAAACTTCCTAAGTAAAGTCTTTATGTGAGAAATCTTTATTATTACCCACAGTAAGTACATTGTCTACCACAGTACACAATAGACACACAAAGATTTACTAAAGGctgaatatttataaattcataaaaattcaTGTATTTACACTAAAGAGTGTGATGAAAACagagttttgaattttttctgtAAGTTAAGcacatactgtttttaaaaaaattaaaactactgaATGCATACTTAATAATGCCTAAAAGAATGTTCACCACATACTGATAACTGTTACTACTAGGTGGTGAGATTTAAAGttacttttactttcttctttttacttttctatattgCTTGATTTTTCTACCTGATGttgcttttatagttttttttaaaatcaattttcaaCTTGAAAAACAAAAGTCTATCATCCACTAACATCAAACTGTAACTGCCTCATTTATTTAGGAGAAGACTATCAGAAAGAGCTAAGTGACACTCTGTGCTCTTAACCAACAGCACTGCATTAATTCCATGGTTTTCCTGATAGCCACCCACACCAGCTGTCAGATCAATCTAACTGAACAGTGCTGCAGGGGTACCATTTGCCTCACACAAGAAAACACcttggtgggaattccctggcagtccagtggttaggactcaaccttttcactgccagggcccgggttcaatacctggtaggggaactaagatcccgaaatcTCGTGGCTCAACCTTGTCCAGGAGAGGGTGGGGATGCACACTTAcagaacaaacttacagttaccaggggagaaggatgggggggagggacagactggaagtttgggattgacatgtacacactgctatatttaaaatagataaccaacaggacctactgtatcgcacagggaactctgctcaatactctgtaataacataaatgggaaaagaatttgaaaagaatagatacatgaaaatgtatagctgaatcactctgctgtacacctgaaactaacacaacattgttaatctactctactccaatataaaataaaaattaaaaaaaaaagagtaaggcaATTGTCCTAAAAAAGGAAGTTATTTGTAGGGATCAAAGAAGAGAACATTTGTTtggagcagcagttctcaaagtggggtAGTCCAGTTAACTCTGAACTAGGGCACTCTAACACACTTTCAGAGTCCGTacagtgaaaattattttcatagtaACACTGAGactttgcctttttcactctcattctctcacaaGTGGAGTGGAATTTTGGGGAGGCTACTTGACCTgtcagattgaatgcagaagcaggtaTGAGAATTCCATTTAGCCAGATGTTAAAGAGatctgcaaaaatacaaaaacattggCACTATTCtcactattttttgtttgctcaggaaaatggtgatattttttcataaaaaatgttaacatgtaatgggtttatgtttttttctagttaataaatattttttaaattcctgtttgataaaataaattttaaaaatttcctgttttaatttctaacgTGGACAATATCGATAGATTTAACCTATACAAATAAAAGGTCTTTGAGGGTCTGAATAATTTTAAGAGGGCCGAGGGGTCTTGAGatttaaaagtttgagaactgctagTTTGGAGGAACCAAGAGTTTACGGAGGACGGACCTGCCAAATTCCCTAACACCTGCCATGCCAGCGCACCCTGGCCCGTTAGGAAGAACTCCGGGCTTGGGGCAGCTAAGCTCTGCCACTTGGGAGGGGTGTGGCTTTAGGGACAATCCTCGACCCCGCCGTAGAAGCTACAGGCTATTAAGCGGTCCCCACAGGTTTGGCACTGAGCTCAGCGCTCGACACTGAACCATCACAGCGGTGCCGTGAGGGCGTACTGGTATCCTCAGTGGAGAAGGGAAAAGCGAGGCGGAGAGAAGTTACCAACTTGAATACGGTCGCACGACGAGATGTGGTGGCGCCGGGATTCGAACCTATATATCTGGCTCCAGAGCCGGGCCACTATCGCCACCAGCCCCCGGGTTTCCACACGTTTAAAGCCGGAATGACAGAATATACCAAACGGGGGCGAAGGGGGGGGTgctgagaggagaggggaaagtACTTCCAGGGAAATCGCGATTAATCCACTGGCCAGAACCACCGCCGGGCCCAGCCCTCACCCGGGAGCGAAGTCGGCCgaccgccccctccccgcccccttccgCACCCGCCTTCCCGGACGGTATCCGCGCTCGCTTCCGCCCGGACGAGGCTCCCTGCCTCTTCATGCTCCACGCGTTCCTCCCACGTGCGTCTTCGGTTTCCACTCAAGAGTCCGGGTTCCAGCGCGCGCAAGCAGACAGGCGCGTCCTCACGGCTGCGCACACCCCAGCGCGTCCCCGATTTCCACGCCCCAGCAGCCCCCGCGAAAGCCCAGGAGCTAGCGCAGGCGCAGTCACTGCTCGCCCCGGCCTTCTGAAAAGGAGGGGCTCGTTCTGCGTGACCCGGTAGTGCTTCTCCAGTCGGTGGCGGAGAAAGGAGACCAGGGAGTGCAGGAGTGTGGAGGTGGCAGTTGTGCACTGCTCATAGTATGCAGCGATTACTCTTTCCGCCCTTGAAGGCAGTGATGGGGAGCCCGTGTCTCCGGCTCTTGATTCCTGGGGCGGCGCCTAGAACACAGGTACCGCACAGCAGCGGACTGAGTCGCGGAAGCTGGCATGGGGTGAAAGGGCCAGTACAGAGAGAATAATTCTCACATGTCACGTTTCCGTAGCTCCTTGGAGTCCACGACGCATTTACTTATGTCTAGGGCCCCTGAGTTCGGATCTGGACTTACCACTTAGTAGCTGTGGGCTATTAGCCAAGTTGggtaacctttctgtgcctcaatttattcatctgcaaaatggggataatagcacCTACTTCATAAGGGTTGTtgcattaaataatttaatatacataGAGGCTTAGCACATAGTAAAAGCTCAGTGATTTTTACCCATATATTTGATTTTTGCTCAAAGCTCCCGGATAGTCAGGTTAGGGACTATAACCCCATTCTACAGAGAAAAGTAAATTGAGGCTTAACTTGTCTAAAGTTACTTAGTTAATTAGAAGCAGGATAGGGAAAACATGGGTGTTTGGACTTTTAGGGATAGAGTCAGGAGAGGGCGTTTATTTGCTGAACTAATAATTATTGCGTGATTAATATGCGTTAGGAACtgttaaagaaaagataaaataccaaAAGTTTCCTGCCTTAGAGGAAGTCACAGTTCATTCATTTGTAACTGATTTGTCAAATCTTTATTAAGGTCTTGTTATGTAAGGGGACTGTGTTTGAAATGAAGTGTGCAAGAGGGAAAGAGCCAGACTGACTAGACATTGCTGTCCCACAGCTCATAGCTTAGTGGGAGATGGAGACAAACCTCTGTGTACTGAGTGGTACATTACAGTGTGTGATGGAGAGGTATAGTGTGCTGGGAGAGTGACCTGTTGCAGATGTGGGGGAGTCTGGGAAtccttcctagaggaggtgacaTCTAAGCTGAGATCTGCAGGAGGTATTATCAGTCAGGGGACCAGTAGTGCCCCGGtcagagaaaaatcatatttaaagaCCCATAggagagggcttccttggtggctccatggttgggagtccgcctgccgatgcaggagagacgggttcgtgccctggtccgggaaggtcccacatgccgtggagcggctgggcccatgagccatggccgctgagcctgtgcgtccggagcctgtgctctgcaacgggagaggccacaacagtgagaggcccgtgtacagcaaaaaaaaaaaaaaaaaaagacccataggagaaataaaataatccatattTAGGTGTAGAGTTAAGTCTGGGGGAAATAAGCAGAGACCAGAAGGTTCTGGTGGTGTGGGGATGGATTGGAGGCAGTTGGGAGTGGATGTAGTCCAGATAAGAGATGATGATTTAGCAGGGCAGTAGCAGTGGAAATGGGGCCATTCAGGGTACTCCACACCAGACAGAGATTGAGTGTGAGTAGCAGTGGAGTGAagcctttccctctttctccagtTGTAATTTGTCTGTCTTGATCCTTAGTGTGGTTGCAGCTGTGGGATCAGGCGCCCCTTGAGGCCAGGGCAATACAGCACCATCTCTGAAGTAGCTTTGCAACCTGGAAGGGGTACAGTGTCCCAACCTTCAAAAGCTGCTGAGCGGGTGGTGGGCCGATGGCTCCTGGTCTGCAGTGGAACAGTGGCTGGAGCAGTTATTCTTGGTGGAGTAACTAGGTGAGTAGTTTGTTCATAGTGAGTCAGCTATTTGAGTCATCATTAAAGTGCAGGATGACGGAGGGGGAAGGGACCTTAGAAATCATTTCATCTAGCTCCCTCATTTTACgtatgcagaaactgaggcctacAGAGGGAACAGGTCTGATGGCTTGCCCAGCCCTAGAACAGTTTAGGGTTTTACTAGTAGAAGCCCTTCATAAAGACTGGTTCAGGTCTTACCTGTTAGCTGTGCATTGTTTGTGTATATTTCCCCCTACAATCAGAGTTCAAATTTGTCACAAAAATTTTTGTACAGTTTGTTTGAATTAAGTGCAGATAAGTTCCATACCTCTCAGTTGGTTCCTATGCATGCCTGTTAGGTCTCTTTAAATCTATAAAGAGATTTTATAGATTTGGATTCTACTCCCTCTATCTCTCCCACCCcctttgcagtttttttgttgtAGAAGAAACCCAAGTCATTTGTCCTTTTGGATCTTCTCACAGTCTAGATTTTTCTGATTGCATACTTATGTTGTTTAACATGTTCCATTGtcccctgtatttcctgtaaacaACTTGTTgcttgatcagattcaggttggggggcagggggcaaaaTACATAGGTTATTAGAACATTCATAAATATCTGGTGTCTATTAGAGATGTCAACAGCCATTGATGATCATTGCCTAAATACATTATTTCACTAGAGTTGCAAAATTGTAATAGGTATTTTATTAGCTCAACTATAAAGAGAAACTTTCATCAGCAATTTGGTTATCCTAAGGTACAATGTATTAGGAAAGGCAAGATAAACACttgattcctttccttttatttaccaattttcaaaataagaaattggTTCCTAAGCACTCTCCAAAGGCGACCAGTAAAGTGAGTTTTTAAGTATTAGGAGCTcctagttttaaatatatttgatatgtttcaATCCGTTGTACTGAGATTTGCCCAAATTGTCCCATCTTTAGTCAGTGGGAACCTCTTCAGACTGGCTCCAGAGTCTTTTTGACAGGACCCTAGTAACCTTTGATTCCTTGCTTTCTGTTAAGATGTTCCAGGTTTGTCGTGTACATTTCCTGCCTCAGACCAGAAATCAGCTTTTTTACTTTTGGAATCCTGACCCCTTTTGGTGAAAATACTTTATAGTGTTAATAAAGTATGTGTTCCTCAAATTCTCTCCACATTCCCTGTGCCCTTATTTCAAAATACCTATGTGTTACATAGGCTGTTATGGGAAACTGCAACACATTTGAGTTGTATTGTCTTTAAATTCACTCAATAACCTAAACCGATTTATATCTGTAGCAGTCTTTTCTCCCTGTGTAAATGATattggttggggcttccctggtggtgcagtggttaagaatctgcctgccaatgtggggggcacaggttcgagccctggtccgggaagatctcacatgccgtggagcagctaagcccgtgcgccacaactactgagcctgcactctagagcccgcaagccacgactactgagcccgcatgccacaactactaagctcgcgcgcctagagcccgtgcttcgcaacaagagaagcctccgcaatggaagcccgcgcactgcaaccaagagtagcccacgctcactgcaactagagaaagcccgcgtgcagcaacgaagacccagcgcagccaaaaaattaattaattaatttaaaaaataaaataatattggtTATGCATTTAGGACACATTTCTTTCGTCTAAGGGTTGGTTTTATCTGTTAAGGAATGCTAGTGAAAGAAGTAAGGAGAATTTAATGAAATAGTACAAGGAGTAAAGAAATTTGTACCTGATAGCTGCTTCTGACAAAATTCTAAGCAGTAAGAAGAGAGCAAGTTGTCAAAAGAGGAAACGATGAAACGATGTGTTTACCTTAATAGGGGTCAAGTTCAGATCCACTTGCTGCTGTAAACCATTTATGAATAATCCAGTGtggtgcacacacatatacacactcaagTTTAATACACTCAGATTTCTTTCCTATCTTAAGGTTGACGGAGTCTGGCCTCTCAATGGTAGATTGGCATTTAATAAAGGGGATGAAGCcacctacaagccaggaagaatgGGAAGCAGAATTCCAAAAATATCAGCAGTTTCCAGAATTTAAAATGTAAGTATTAGAGAAAATCGGGTAAACTTCCCAGTGGGCCCACGCAATCTTTTGCTTATTTAAACATTTCAGAATGTTTAGGTTCCACGATTTTTCGATATTTGGTTCAGTTATGTTTAGCGAGCTCCCTACGCTAAATCTCCAATTCCAAAGTGATTCTGAGGTGGCCGATGAGGAAGAGGGCAGACCAGTCAAGCTTTAAAACCGAGAATGTTCCTGCATTCtgtcaggaaataaaaattagatgaacttttttctctttcttatttttgacGTCCCTTTTCACCCAGCTTGAATCATGATATGACGCTGGCAGAATTCAAGTTCATCTGGTACATGGAGTACTCACACCGAATGTGGGGTCGCCTTGTAGGCCTCGTATACATCCTGCCTGCTGCCTACTTTTGGAGAAAGGGCTGGCTCACGCATGGCCTGAAAGGACGTGTTCTTGCCCTCTGTGGTTTAGTTTGCTTCCAGGTGAGATTTACTCAAGTTTGGGAAACCAGAGATATTCTCAGGAGCCTCCAAGCTGGCATTGTTTTTAATGAAGTAATCTTTGAAACAGTGTAACAGAGTGGGTAAGAGCATGGATTTTAGTGTCACAGGCCTGGTTTGAaggcccagctctgtcacttagtaGGGCATGTTGTCTAACCTCTGTAGGCTGTGctttccttacctgtaaatggggacaataatagaaACTACCACTTAGGTTCTGTGAAtattaagtgagatcatgcatgtaaagtgcttagagtaGTGCCTGGAatcagtaagcactcagtaaatatgtttttatgtCACAAGAATTagagtttcttttccattatggctttcTTCCTGGGTTCTTGTATCCTCCCTTTTTCTAACTTGCCTGCTCTATGGGGAAGTGGGATCCCTATACTAGAATGGCTATAGAAGCAAACAGGGAAATTCCAGAAGAGAGAAACATTCTGTGGGATAAAGAATCTTAGAATACAGATGTAGCTGAGAGCTGAAAGTATAAATGGTgattaaaattatataagttgaacttctctcttttcttaaggAAAAGAGCTTTGAATGACTCCCACAGTTAAGGGGTTAGGGAAGCCTGAGAGCCAAGGAAAGGAGTGTTAGAGAAGACACATGTGAGTATTTGGGTCAAGGTATACAGGCCCTAAGGGAGAGTCTCAGAGCATCAAAGAAATACCAAAATTTGATCAGGAGGAAGCTAATTGGTTGATTTAACTCAAAGTGGTAAGAATACGAACCAATGAAAAGGAATTaaggagggagatgtaagagacAAAATAAAGGCgatagaaaaagataataaagagtTAGACATTAATAAAAATCTAATAGAAACTAGGGAGGATTGGTGAAACAAAGTGAAAGTTTGtttcagaattaaaaagaaaaataaaacctacttAAGATAGACTTCCAGGGAGGCAAAAATTTGAAGATGGcaagaggaggaaagtgagggcTGGCAAATCACACTGTATACTCCCTCATCTTCCAGTGTCCTGTGCA
Protein-coding sequences here:
- the COX15 gene encoding heme A synthase COX15 isoform X2 codes for the protein MQRLLFPPLKAVMGSPCLRLLIPGAAPRTQCGCSCGIRRPLRPGQYSTISEVALQPGRGTVSQPSKAAERVVGRWLLVCSGTVAGAVILGGVTRLTESGLSMVDWHLIKGMKPPTSQEEWEAEFQKYQQFPEFKILNHDMTLAEFKFIWYMEYSHRMWGRLVGLVYILPAAYFWRKGWLTHGLKGRVLALCGLVCFQGLLGWYMVKSGLAEKPDSHDIPRVSQYRLAAHLGSALVLYCTSLWTSFSLLLPQHKLPETRQLLRLRRFAHGTAGLVFLTALSGAFVAGLDAGLVYNSFPKMGESWIPEDLFTFSPLLRNVFENPTTVQFDHRILGITSVAAITALYFLSRRIPLPRRTKIAAVTLLALAYTQQFE